In Terriglobales bacterium, a genomic segment contains:
- the hscA gene encoding Fe-S protein assembly chaperone HscA — MTNDTTDRVVGIDLGTTNSLVAFMVDGAPVVIPGEDGANLLPSLVALDAQGEVVVGNPARRHLIETPERAVYSVKRLMGRGIEDVQEELRFFPFRFAEGVQPGEVLRIRLGEREFTPPEISAFILRQLKRNAERYFAAPVTKAVITVPAYFNDAQRQATKDAGRIAGLDVLRLVNEPTAASLAYGLDKRKEGVVAVYDLGGGTFDISILKLHEGIFEVIATSGDTHLGGDDIDNLLIGIALDDIRGDMNLDLRRNGEAVQAIRKAVIDAKIALSADDAASIDVELPGGRRYQRQITRRQFEQLIEPVIARTAGPCRQALKDAKLTPEQIDEVVLVGGSTRIPRVRALVRELFRREPHSELNPDEVVALGAAVQAHILAGGSDVTRDMLLLDVTPLSLGIEVAGGATDKIILRNSTIPASATQHYTTQVDGQTNVAIHVLQGERELARDCRSLARFDLKGIPPMPAGLPRIEVKFLIDANGILHVSAREQRSGKEAAIEVKPTYGLSDEQVESMILESFDYAEEDFRQRQIIEARLEADNLMLHLDKARTNPAWQQLSEDERAEISRLEDELKKTKLGEDYRAIREAIERLNQATLRLAEMMMDSALAEALKGKSMETADVGEGPKAPHPFAPAEIREE, encoded by the coding sequence ATGACAAACGATACTACAGATCGTGTCGTCGGCATCGACCTCGGCACCACGAACTCCCTGGTGGCGTTCATGGTGGATGGCGCGCCTGTGGTCATCCCCGGCGAGGACGGAGCGAACCTGCTGCCTTCCCTGGTGGCGCTCGACGCGCAGGGCGAGGTAGTGGTCGGCAACCCGGCGCGCAGGCACCTGATCGAGACCCCGGAGCGCGCCGTGTATTCCGTCAAGCGCTTGATGGGACGCGGCATCGAGGATGTGCAGGAGGAGCTGAGGTTCTTCCCTTTCCGCTTCGCCGAGGGAGTGCAGCCGGGAGAAGTGCTGCGCATCCGTTTGGGCGAGCGTGAATTCACGCCGCCTGAGATTTCAGCCTTCATCCTGCGCCAGCTCAAGCGCAACGCCGAGCGCTACTTTGCTGCGCCGGTCACCAAGGCTGTGATCACCGTGCCCGCGTACTTCAACGACGCGCAGCGCCAGGCCACGAAGGACGCCGGGCGCATTGCCGGGCTCGACGTGTTGCGGCTGGTGAACGAACCCACGGCCGCTTCGCTCGCATACGGCCTGGACAAGCGCAAGGAAGGCGTCGTTGCCGTCTACGACCTGGGCGGCGGCACGTTCGATATCTCCATCCTCAAGCTGCACGAAGGCATTTTCGAAGTCATCGCAACCAGCGGCGATACGCATCTGGGCGGCGACGACATCGACAACCTGCTGATCGGCATCGCGCTGGACGACATCCGCGGCGACATGAATCTCGACCTGCGCCGCAACGGCGAAGCCGTGCAGGCCATCCGCAAGGCAGTCATTGACGCCAAGATCGCACTGTCGGCCGACGACGCCGCCTCCATCGACGTGGAGCTTCCCGGCGGACGCCGGTACCAGCGCCAGATCACACGCAGGCAGTTCGAGCAGCTCATCGAGCCCGTCATCGCCCGCACGGCCGGCCCGTGCCGGCAGGCGCTGAAGGACGCGAAGCTTACCCCGGAGCAGATTGACGAAGTCGTCCTGGTGGGCGGCTCGACGCGCATTCCGCGCGTGCGCGCGCTGGTGCGCGAGCTGTTCCGGCGTGAGCCGCACAGTGAGCTGAACCCGGATGAAGTCGTCGCGCTGGGCGCAGCCGTGCAGGCGCACATTCTGGCCGGCGGGTCCGACGTCACTCGGGACATGTTGCTGCTCGACGTCACACCGCTCTCGCTGGGAATCGAAGTGGCGGGCGGCGCGACCGACAAGATTATCCTGCGCAACTCCACGATTCCCGCGTCGGCCACGCAGCACTACACCACGCAGGTGGATGGACAGACCAACGTCGCCATCCACGTATTGCAGGGCGAGCGCGAACTGGCCAGGGATTGCCGTTCGCTGGCGCGCTTCGATCTGAAGGGCATTCCGCCCATGCCGGCCGGGCTGCCGCGCATTGAGGTGAAGTTCCTGATTGACGCCAACGGCATCCTGCACGTCTCGGCGCGCGAACAGCGCAGCGGCAAGGAAGCCGCGATCGAGGTCAAGCCGACCTACGGCCTGAGTGATGAGCAGGTGGAAAGCATGATCCTGGAGTCCTTCGACTACGCCGAAGAGGACTTCCGCCAGCGGCAGATCATCGAGGCGCGCCTGGAGGCCGACAACCTCATGCTGCACCTCGACAAGGCGCGCACGAACCCCGCCTGGCAGCAGCTCAGCGAAGACGAACGCGCCGAGATCAGCCGGCTGGAAGACGAATTGAAGAAGACCAAGCTCGGCGAGGACTATCGCGCCATCCGCGAGGCCATCGAGCGGCTGAATCAGGCCACGTTGCGGCTGGCGGAGATGATGATGGATTCGGCCCTCGCCGAGGCCCTGAAGGGCAAGAGCATGGAGACCGCGGACGTGGGCGAAGGACCGAAAGCGCCGCATCCCTTCGCGCCCGCCGAGATTCGCGAGGAATAG
- a CDS encoding iron-sulfur cluster assembly accessory protein, with the protein MSVTTEKPEVTVPTAAPTAAPARGIQVTERALAKIRSALAKEKVSPAEGGLRLGVQGGGCSGLTYNIRFDSKARERDRVFEFDGVRVFVDPKSFIYLHGMTLDYQESLMQQGFVFVNPNASKSCGCGTSFSG; encoded by the coding sequence ATGTCCGTAACCACGGAAAAACCGGAGGTCACGGTCCCGACGGCCGCTCCTACGGCTGCTCCGGCCCGCGGCATCCAGGTGACCGAGCGCGCACTGGCCAAGATCCGCTCGGCCCTGGCGAAAGAGAAGGTCTCGCCGGCCGAGGGCGGGTTGCGGCTGGGCGTGCAGGGCGGCGGTTGCTCCGGCCTGACGTACAACATCCGCTTCGACTCCAAGGCGCGCGAGCGCGACCGCGTGTTCGAGTTCGACGGCGTGCGAGTGTTCGTCGATCCGAAATCATTCATCTACCTGCACGGCATGACCCTGGACTATCAGGAGTCGCTGATGCAGCAGGGCTTTGTCTTCGTCAATCCGAACGCTTCGAAGTCGTGCGGCTGCGGGACATCGTTCTCGGGCTGA
- the iscU gene encoding Fe-S cluster assembly scaffold IscU, giving the protein MAYSDKVLDHYTNPRNVGSLDKGSPDVGTGLVGAPECGDVMKLQIKVNPETQRIEDAKFKTFGCGSAIASSSLATEWVKGKTIDEALGIKNTDIVRELALPPVKIHCSVLAEDAIRAAIGDWKKKQGAAAAKPVEAKAGD; this is encoded by the coding sequence ATGGCATACAGCGACAAGGTCCTGGATCACTACACGAACCCGCGCAACGTCGGCTCCCTCGACAAGGGGAGCCCCGACGTGGGCACCGGGCTGGTGGGCGCGCCGGAGTGCGGCGACGTGATGAAACTGCAGATCAAGGTCAATCCCGAGACGCAGCGCATCGAGGACGCCAAGTTCAAGACGTTCGGCTGCGGCTCCGCCATCGCTTCCTCTTCGCTTGCCACCGAATGGGTGAAAGGCAAGACCATCGACGAGGCGCTGGGCATCAAGAACACCGACATCGTGCGCGAGCTGGCGCTGCCCCCGGTGAAGATCCATTGCTCGGTGCTGGCGGAAGACGCCATTCGCGCCGCCATCGGTGACTGGAAGAAGAAGCAGGGAGCTGCTGCAGCCAAGCCGGTCGAGGCCAAGGCGGGCGACTGA
- the hscB gene encoding Fe-S protein assembly co-chaperone HscB codes for MATETTTRRALTCWSCAAEVDAGGHFCSACGKVQPAAAVDHFRFFGLPRKLNVDTVALEREFYRLSRRLHPDVYAQASAEEQRWSLEKSSQLNDAYRTLKDPIARTMYLLQLEGVQLEEQSKAATDRARQTGEEKKQVVPPDLLEEVFELNMQLEELRAGKKLGEEDPALVKELQAHKSHFDEKLSALGAELESYWDEWDALPEGAAEAARVPVRDKMVDLLNRRSYIRNLVRDVNEALEN; via the coding sequence ATGGCGACGGAAACCACAACCCGAAGAGCGCTGACGTGCTGGTCGTGCGCCGCAGAGGTCGACGCCGGCGGGCACTTCTGTTCCGCTTGTGGCAAGGTGCAGCCGGCGGCAGCTGTAGACCATTTCCGTTTTTTTGGCCTGCCCCGGAAGCTGAACGTGGATACCGTAGCCTTGGAGCGCGAGTTCTACCGCCTGAGCCGCCGCCTGCATCCCGACGTCTATGCCCAGGCCTCGGCTGAGGAGCAGCGCTGGAGCCTGGAGAAGAGCTCGCAGCTCAACGACGCCTACCGAACGCTGAAGGACCCGATTGCGCGCACCATGTACCTGCTCCAGCTCGAAGGCGTACAGCTCGAGGAGCAGTCCAAAGCAGCTACGGACCGCGCCCGCCAGACCGGCGAGGAAAAGAAACAGGTGGTCCCGCCCGACCTGCTCGAGGAAGTCTTCGAGCTCAACATGCAGCTCGAAGAGCTACGCGCCGGCAAGAAGCTCGGCGAAGAGGATCCGGCGCTGGTGAAGGAACTTCAAGCTCACAAGTCGCACTTCGACGAAAAATTGAGTGCGTTGGGTGCGGAGCTCGAATCGTATTGGGATGAGTGGGATGCATTGCCGGAAGGTGCGGCGGAGGCCGCCCGCGTCCCCGTGCGCGACAAGATGGTGGACTTGCTCAACCGGCGGTCGTATATCCGCAATCTGGTAAGAGATGTGAATGAAGCATTGGAGAATTGA